A stretch of the Dyella telluris genome encodes the following:
- a CDS encoding cystathionine gamma-synthase: protein MSDLKNSSQEGGRPMALATLAVHGGQSPDPSTGAVMPPIYATSTYAQSSPGEHQGFEYSRTHNPTRFAYERCIAALEGGSRGFAFASGMAATSTVIELLDSGDHVVAMDDLYGGSYRLFERVRRRSAGLDFSFVDLTDLAAFEAAMTAKTKMVWIETPTNPMLKLVDIAAVAAIARRRGLLVVVDNTFASPILQRPLALGADIVVHSATKYLNGHSDMVGGIAVVGDNAELGEKLAFLQNSVGGVQGPFDSFLALRGLKTLPLRMRAHCDNALALAQWLEGHPAVEKVIYPGLESHPQHALAKRQMAGFGGIVSIVLKGGFEAAKRLCERTELFTLAESLGGVESLVNHPAVMTHASIPVERRNVLGISDALVRLSVGVEEVGDLRGDLERALTRV from the coding sequence ATGTCGGACCTTAAAAACAGCAGCCAGGAGGGCGGCCGCCCGATGGCTTTGGCCACCCTGGCGGTCCACGGCGGGCAGTCGCCCGACCCGAGCACCGGCGCAGTGATGCCGCCGATCTACGCGACCTCGACCTACGCCCAGTCCAGTCCAGGCGAGCACCAGGGCTTCGAGTATTCGCGCACTCACAACCCGACCCGGTTCGCCTACGAGCGCTGCATCGCCGCGCTGGAGGGCGGCAGCCGCGGCTTCGCCTTCGCCTCCGGCATGGCGGCCACCTCCACCGTGATCGAGCTACTGGACAGCGGCGACCACGTGGTGGCGATGGACGACCTGTACGGCGGCAGCTACCGCCTGTTCGAGCGCGTGCGCCGGCGCAGCGCGGGGCTGGATTTCAGTTTCGTCGACCTGACCGACCTGGCCGCCTTCGAGGCAGCGATGACGGCGAAGACGAAGATGGTCTGGATCGAGACCCCGACCAACCCGATGCTCAAGCTGGTCGACATCGCCGCGGTCGCGGCGATCGCGCGCCGCCGCGGCCTGCTGGTGGTGGTCGACAACACCTTCGCCTCGCCGATCCTGCAGCGCCCGCTGGCGCTGGGCGCCGACATCGTCGTGCACTCGGCGACCAAGTACCTCAATGGCCATTCCGACATGGTCGGCGGCATTGCCGTTGTCGGCGACAACGCCGAGCTGGGCGAGAAGCTGGCGTTCCTGCAGAACTCGGTCGGCGGCGTGCAGGGGCCGTTCGACAGCTTCCTGGCGCTGCGTGGCCTGAAGACGCTGCCGCTGCGCATGCGTGCGCACTGCGACAACGCGCTGGCGCTGGCGCAGTGGCTGGAAGGGCATCCGGCGGTGGAGAAGGTGATTTACCCGGGGCTGGAGAGCCATCCGCAGCACGCGCTGGCGAAGCGGCAGATGGCTGGATTTGGCGGGATCGTGTCGATCGTGCTGAAGGGCGGGTTCGAGGCGGCGAAGCGGCTTTGCGAGCGGACGGAGCTGTTTACGTTGGCCGAGTCGTTGGGTGGGGTGGAGAGTCTGGTGAATCACCCTGCGGTTATGACGCATGCTTCGATTCCGGTGGAGCGGCGGAATGTGCTGGGGATTAGTGATGCGTTGGTTAGGTTGAGTGTGGGGGTTGAGGAGGTTGGGGATCTGCGAGGGGATTTGGAGCGGGCGTTGACGCGTGTGTAG
- a CDS encoding HAD hydrolase-like protein encodes MLCLFDLDGTLIDSEIGILGCVRHALTQLGVEHPAELRHWIGPPLRHSFAPLLDHDHDRIEQAVEYYHERFHAIGWQEHSVYPGIEAMIGRLQAAGHTLAVVTSKPEQHARPIVEHLPFGPAFSRLYGPDPSSPHSEKASMIAAALSDFGASPEHTVMIGDRHFDIDGAVANRVQGIGVLWGFGSRTELEKAGAHALARDPQHLAELLVA; translated from the coding sequence ATGCTCTGTCTGTTTGATCTTGATGGCACGCTGATCGATTCGGAGATCGGCATTCTGGGCTGCGTCCGCCATGCGCTGACGCAGCTGGGGGTGGAGCATCCGGCGGAACTTCGCCACTGGATCGGCCCGCCGCTGCGCCATAGCTTCGCGCCGCTGCTGGACCACGACCACGACCGCATCGAGCAGGCCGTGGAGTACTACCACGAGCGCTTCCATGCCATCGGCTGGCAGGAGCATTCGGTGTACCCGGGTATCGAAGCCATGATCGGCCGCCTGCAGGCGGCCGGCCATACGTTGGCCGTGGTCACCAGCAAGCCGGAACAGCACGCCCGCCCCATCGTCGAGCACCTGCCCTTCGGCCCGGCATTCAGCCGTCTGTACGGCCCCGATCCGTCGAGCCCGCACAGCGAAAAGGCATCCATGATTGCCGCGGCGCTGAGTGACTTCGGCGCATCGCCGGAACACACCGTGATGATCGGCGACCGTCATTTCGACATCGACGGCGCCGTGGCTAATCGCGTGCAAGGCATTGGCGTGCTGTGGGGCTTTGGCAGCCGCACCGAACTGGAAAAGGCCGGTGCGCATGCACTGGCGCGCGATCCGCAGCACCTGGCCGAGCTGCTGGTCGCCTGA
- a CDS encoding ABC transporter permease: MSQKQSGSLLKLGRTLIDNWDLVAGLARREIEIRYRGATMGVLWALLNPLIMLSVYTFFFTEVLHSKWQGMQQQSSLDFSLVLFPGLLVFTFFSECVAKAPTLILGNQSYVKKIVFPLQVLPVISLMSALFHALIGFLIWIVFYLVIKGGLHATVPLVIFPLLPLGFLTLGICWILAALGTYVRDITHIVTGLLAALMFLAPIFYPISALPEKYRGMVLLNPISVAVEQVRALLYQGVMIDWQQWFTYLGVSIVIAWIGLWIFQRARAGFADVL; this comes from the coding sequence ATGTCACAAAAACAGAGCGGGTCCTTGCTGAAACTTGGTCGGACCCTCATTGATAATTGGGATCTCGTTGCGGGCCTGGCACGGCGCGAGATCGAAATTCGCTATCGTGGCGCAACGATGGGGGTTCTTTGGGCGTTGTTGAACCCCCTGATAATGTTGTCCGTTTACACGTTCTTCTTTACCGAGGTGCTGCATTCGAAGTGGCAGGGCATGCAGCAGCAATCCAGCCTCGATTTCTCCCTGGTGTTGTTTCCCGGCCTGCTGGTATTTACGTTCTTTTCCGAATGCGTGGCAAAGGCGCCAACGCTGATACTCGGAAATCAGAGCTATGTTAAGAAAATCGTATTCCCCCTGCAGGTTCTGCCGGTAATAAGCCTGATGAGTGCCCTTTTCCACGCGCTTATCGGCTTCCTCATATGGATCGTGTTTTACTTGGTCATCAAGGGAGGGTTGCATGCGACTGTGCCGTTGGTGATCTTCCCGCTGCTGCCCCTTGGGTTCCTGACGCTTGGGATCTGCTGGATTCTTGCCGCGCTTGGAACATATGTTCGTGACATCACGCATATCGTTACCGGCCTGCTCGCGGCGCTGATGTTCCTTGCTCCGATTTTCTATCCGATATCTGCATTGCCGGAGAAGTATCGGGGGATGGTTCTGCTTAATCCAATCAGTGTGGCGGTCGAGCAGGTTCGGGCCTTGCTGTATCAGGGCGTGATGATTGATTGGCAGCAGTGGTTCACGTATCTCGGTGTATCCATCGTGATTGCCTGGATTGGGCTATGGATTTTTCAGCGTGCACGAGCCGGATTTGCCGATGTCCTCTGA
- a CDS encoding 2OG-Fe(II) oxygenase, with the protein MTSFWRQLWRWQRGRQGSGYDKLLLGGALWPIPFDCYLLKFPQGSSVPPHTDRVAQGRHYRLNLIVWPARRGGEFICARPIHASSRIKLFRPDMEEHSVTRVDEGSRWVLSFGWVRGARGGETRPAA; encoded by the coding sequence ATGACCTCGTTCTGGCGGCAGCTGTGGCGCTGGCAGCGGGGCCGGCAGGGCAGTGGCTACGACAAGCTGCTGCTCGGCGGCGCGCTATGGCCGATTCCCTTTGACTGTTACCTGCTGAAGTTTCCGCAGGGTTCGTCCGTGCCGCCGCATACCGACCGCGTGGCGCAGGGCCGGCATTACCGGCTGAACCTCATCGTGTGGCCCGCGCGGCGCGGCGGTGAGTTCATCTGCGCTCGGCCGATCCATGCCAGCTCGCGCATCAAGCTGTTTCGACCGGATATGGAAGAGCACAGCGTGACCCGCGTCGACGAGGGGTCACGTTGGGTACTGAGCTTTGGTTGGGTGCGTGGCGCGCGGGGCGGCGAGACGCGCCCCGCGGCCTGA
- a CDS encoding phosphoglycerate kinase, producing MSVTRMSDLDLRGKRVLIREDLNVPIENGHISSTQRLDASLPTIKAARDAGARVMVLSHLGRPKEGQFDAESSLAPVAKWLSDKLGQPVRLVADYLDGVDVAEGEVVVLENCRMNVGEGKDDEALSKKYAALCDIFVMDAFGTAHRAQASTHGVIKFAPIAAAGPLLSAELDALGKALEHPARPLLAIVAGSKVSTKLTLLENLIGKVDQLIVGGGIANTFIAAMGYSVGNSLYEPDLIPAAKKVIAEAKRRNADVPVPVDVVVAPEFSAHAPATVKAVDEVKDGELILDIGPETARRYAEMIANAGTVVWNGPVGVFEFDAFGHGTETLARAVAASKAFSIAGGGDTLAAVEKYGIEQDVSYISTGGGAFLEFLEGKELPAVAALKARAGK from the coding sequence GTGTCCGTTACCCGCATGAGCGATCTTGATCTGCGCGGCAAGCGCGTGCTGATCCGCGAAGACCTGAACGTGCCGATCGAGAACGGCCACATCAGCTCCACCCAGCGCCTCGACGCCTCACTGCCCACCATCAAGGCCGCCCGCGACGCCGGCGCCCGCGTGATGGTGCTGTCGCACCTGGGTCGCCCGAAGGAAGGCCAGTTCGACGCCGAATCCTCGCTGGCGCCGGTCGCCAAGTGGCTGAGCGACAAGCTGGGCCAGCCGGTGCGTCTGGTGGCCGACTACCTCGACGGCGTCGATGTCGCCGAGGGCGAAGTGGTGGTGCTCGAGAACTGCCGCATGAACGTGGGCGAAGGCAAGGACGACGAAGCGCTCTCGAAGAAGTACGCCGCGCTGTGCGACATCTTCGTGATGGATGCCTTCGGCACCGCGCATCGCGCCCAGGCCTCCACCCATGGCGTGATCAAGTTCGCTCCCATCGCCGCTGCCGGGCCGCTGCTGTCGGCCGAGCTGGACGCGCTGGGCAAGGCGCTGGAGCACCCTGCCCGCCCGCTGCTGGCCATCGTCGCCGGCTCCAAGGTGTCCACCAAGCTCACCCTGCTCGAGAACCTGATCGGCAAGGTGGACCAGCTGATCGTGGGTGGCGGCATTGCCAACACCTTCATCGCCGCCATGGGCTACTCGGTGGGCAACTCGCTGTACGAACCGGATCTCATCCCGGCCGCCAAGAAGGTCATCGCCGAGGCCAAGCGCCGCAATGCGGACGTGCCGGTGCCGGTGGACGTGGTCGTGGCGCCGGAGTTCTCCGCGCACGCCCCCGCCACCGTCAAGGCGGTGGACGAAGTGAAGGATGGCGAGCTGATCCTGGATATCGGTCCCGAGACCGCCCGCCGCTACGCCGAGATGATCGCCAACGCCGGCACCGTGGTGTGGAACGGCCCGGTGGGCGTGTTCGAATTCGACGCCTTCGGCCATGGCACCGAGACGCTGGCGCGCGCCGTAGCCGCCTCGAAGGCGTTCTCCATCGCGGGCGGTGGCGACACCCTCGCAGCGGTCGAGAAGTACGGCATCGAGCAGGACGTCTCGTACATCTCCACCGGCGGTGGTGCCTTCCTCGAGTTCCTGGAGGGCAAGGAACTGCCCGCCGTGGCCGCCCTCAAGGCACGCGCAGGTAAGTAA
- the glmS gene encoding glutamine--fructose-6-phosphate transaminase (isomerizing), producing MCGIVAAAAQRDVAPLLIAGLKALEYRGYDSAGLAVMSGGEIHRVRAKGKVREMEGAYLANPFPGGTGIAHTRWATHGVPNEVNAHPHMAGSVALVHNGIIENYAALRADLQARGHVFTSETDTEVMAALINEHVETGLSLREAVLATLRELEGAYAIAVVSSKEPGRVIGARHGAPLLVGVGIGEHFLGSDAQALIQVTNKIIYLDEDDVAEITRDQVQIFNIDGQRVERAMHESELSADAVERGEYRHYMQKEIFEQPHAVAATLEARIGPHGVLPNIFGVDGDELLGKVRGLHIIACGTSYHAGLVSKYWIEEYARLPVSVEVASEYRYREAVVPDGTLFVAISQSGETADTLAAMRESRRRGYLGTLAICNVPESSVVREADLKLMTRAGPEIGVASTKAFTTQLAALGLLTLHLAQHRGLDKARYIDLCSQLQHLPRAIEDALKLEPKVIDLAEHLIHRQHALFLGRGAQYPVALEGSLKLKEISYIHAEAYPAGELKHGPLALVDENMPVIAVAPNGPLLDKLKSNLQEVRARGGELLVFADGEASLEGNGHRGVTLRINGGGDFIAPAVFTVPLQLLAYHVAVLRGTDVDQPRNLAKSVTVE from the coding sequence ATGTGTGGAATCGTTGCCGCCGCCGCCCAGCGTGACGTGGCTCCCTTGCTCATCGCTGGCCTGAAGGCCCTGGAATACCGCGGTTACGACTCGGCGGGCCTGGCCGTGATGAGCGGGGGCGAGATCCATCGCGTCCGCGCCAAGGGTAAGGTGCGCGAGATGGAAGGCGCTTATCTCGCCAACCCCTTCCCTGGCGGCACCGGCATTGCGCACACGCGCTGGGCAACGCATGGCGTGCCCAATGAAGTGAACGCGCATCCGCACATGGCCGGCAGCGTTGCGCTCGTGCACAACGGCATCATCGAAAACTACGCGGCCCTGCGTGCTGATCTGCAGGCTCGCGGCCACGTTTTCACTTCGGAAACCGATACCGAAGTGATGGCGGCGTTGATCAACGAGCACGTTGAAACGGGCCTGAGCCTGCGCGAGGCCGTGCTGGCCACCCTTCGCGAACTCGAAGGTGCCTATGCCATCGCCGTGGTGAGCAGCAAGGAACCGGGTCGCGTCATTGGTGCGCGTCATGGCGCGCCGCTGCTGGTCGGCGTGGGCATTGGCGAGCACTTCCTGGGTTCGGATGCGCAGGCGCTGATCCAGGTGACCAACAAGATCATCTATCTCGATGAGGACGATGTCGCCGAGATCACCCGCGACCAAGTCCAGATCTTCAATATCGATGGCCAGCGCGTCGAGCGCGCCATGCATGAAAGCGAGCTCTCCGCGGACGCGGTGGAACGCGGCGAATATCGCCACTACATGCAGAAGGAAATTTTCGAGCAGCCCCACGCGGTGGCCGCCACGCTCGAAGCCCGCATCGGTCCGCACGGCGTGCTGCCGAATATCTTTGGCGTGGACGGCGATGAGTTGCTCGGCAAGGTGCGTGGCCTGCACATCATTGCCTGTGGCACCAGCTATCACGCTGGCCTGGTGTCCAAGTACTGGATCGAGGAATACGCCCGCCTGCCGGTGAGCGTGGAAGTGGCCAGCGAATACCGCTACCGCGAAGCGGTGGTGCCGGATGGCACGTTGTTCGTCGCCATTTCGCAATCCGGAGAAACCGCCGACACGCTGGCGGCCATGCGTGAATCGCGCCGTCGCGGCTATCTGGGCACGTTGGCCATCTGCAACGTGCCTGAGTCGTCGGTGGTTCGCGAGGCCGACCTCAAGCTGATGACGCGCGCAGGCCCGGAAATCGGCGTGGCCTCAACCAAGGCGTTCACCACGCAGCTCGCCGCGCTCGGACTGCTGACGCTGCATCTGGCTCAGCACCGTGGCCTGGACAAGGCTCGTTACATCGATTTATGCAGCCAGTTGCAGCACCTGCCGCGCGCGATCGAGGACGCCCTCAAGCTCGAGCCGAAAGTGATTGATCTGGCCGAACACCTGATCCATCGCCAGCACGCGCTTTTCCTGGGGCGCGGCGCGCAATACCCGGTGGCACTGGAAGGGTCGCTCAAGCTCAAGGAAATCTCGTACATCCACGCCGAGGCCTACCCGGCGGGTGAACTCAAGCATGGCCCGCTCGCCCTTGTGGACGAAAACATGCCAGTGATCGCGGTGGCGCCGAACGGCCCGCTGTTGGACAAGCTCAAGTCCAATCTGCAGGAAGTACGTGCGCGCGGTGGTGAGCTTCTGGTGTTCGCCGACGGCGAGGCCAGCCTCGAGGGTAACGGGCACCGCGGTGTCACCTTGCGCATCAACGGCGGCGGTGACTTCATTGCCCCGGCCGTGTTCACCGTGCCGCTGCAGTTGCTCGCCTATCACGTGGCCGTGCTGCGCGGCACCGACGTCGATCAGCCGCGCAACCTGGCGAAGTCGGTGACGGTGGAATGA
- a CDS encoding pyridoxal-phosphate dependent enzyme encodes MSVHQSVLELIGHTPMVRAQRLDVGPCELFLKLESANPGGSVKDRIGLSMIEGAEKAGKIRPGDTLVEGTAGNTGLGLALVAQQKGYRMILVVPDKMSREKIFNLKAMGAEVVLTRSDVAKGHPEYYQDMAERIARETPGAYFINQFGNPDNPAAHIASTGPEILAQLDGKVDAIVVGCGSSGTLSGLSKFFAEHSPNTDFVLADPVGSILAQYINEGTLSTKSGSWMVEGIGEDFLPSISDFTRVKKAYAIPDKESFLAARELLAKEGILGGSSTGTLLAAALRYCREQTSPKRVVTLVCDTGNKYLSKMYNDYWMLDNGFIEREQHGDLRDLLLRPFAQRDTVVIGPNELLMTAYTRMKLYDVSQLPVMDGSRLVGILDESDVLMHVHSDESRFRDAVSTAMITNLQMLDVRSPIESLLPVFDRGHVAIVVDGEQFLGLITRIDLLNYLRRKVH; translated from the coding sequence ATGTCGGTCCACCAGAGTGTCCTCGAACTGATTGGACATACCCCGATGGTACGTGCGCAGCGCCTGGACGTCGGACCGTGCGAACTCTTCCTGAAGCTGGAAAGTGCCAACCCCGGCGGCTCCGTCAAGGACCGCATCGGCCTGTCGATGATCGAAGGCGCGGAGAAGGCCGGCAAGATCCGTCCTGGCGACACCCTGGTGGAAGGCACCGCCGGCAACACCGGCCTGGGCCTGGCCTTGGTGGCGCAGCAGAAGGGCTACCGCATGATCCTGGTGGTGCCGGACAAGATGAGCCGCGAGAAGATCTTCAACCTCAAGGCCATGGGCGCCGAGGTGGTGCTCACCCGTTCGGACGTGGCCAAGGGCCACCCGGAGTACTACCAGGACATGGCTGAGCGCATCGCGCGCGAAACGCCGGGCGCGTACTTCATCAACCAGTTCGGCAACCCGGATAACCCGGCTGCCCACATCGCCAGCACCGGGCCGGAAATCCTGGCGCAACTGGACGGCAAGGTCGACGCCATCGTGGTCGGCTGTGGCTCGTCGGGCACGCTCAGCGGCCTGTCCAAGTTCTTTGCCGAGCATTCGCCCAACACCGATTTCGTGCTGGCCGATCCGGTCGGTTCGATTCTGGCGCAGTACATCAACGAGGGCACACTCTCGACCAAATCCGGCAGCTGGATGGTCGAGGGTATCGGCGAGGATTTCCTGCCCAGCATCAGCGACTTCACGCGGGTAAAAAAGGCCTACGCCATTCCCGACAAGGAGAGCTTCCTGGCCGCGCGCGAGCTGCTGGCAAAGGAGGGCATCCTGGGTGGTTCCTCCACCGGTACGCTGCTGGCGGCCGCGCTGCGCTATTGCCGCGAACAGACGAGCCCCAAGCGCGTGGTGACGCTGGTGTGCGACACGGGCAACAAGTACCTGTCGAAGATGTACAACGATTACTGGATGCTCGACAACGGCTTCATCGAACGCGAGCAGCACGGCGACCTGCGCGACCTGTTGCTGCGCCCGTTCGCCCAGCGCGACACCGTGGTCATCGGCCCGAACGAATTGCTGATGACCGCCTACACGCGCATGAAGCTGTACGACGTCTCGCAGCTGCCCGTGATGGACGGTAGTCGCCTCGTGGGCATCCTCGACGAATCGGACGTGCTGATGCACGTGCATTCGGACGAGAGCCGGTTCCGCGACGCGGTATCCACCGCCATGATCACCAACCTGCAGATGCTGGACGTGCGTTCGCCCATCGAGTCGCTGCTGCCGGTGTTCGACCGTGGTCACGTGGCCATCGTGGTGGACGGCGAGCAGTTCCTGGGCCTGATCACGCGGATCGATTTGCTGAATTATCTACGCCGCAAGGTGCATTGA
- a CDS encoding YdcH family protein has translation MFENQQRDDVEALMKADAEFRRLHQHHQELDSKVHDAEIGVLPIDDMTLSGMKKEKLHAKERLQRMWDTRSHRIN, from the coding sequence ATGTTTGAAAACCAGCAGCGTGATGATGTCGAAGCTTTGATGAAGGCCGACGCCGAATTTCGTCGGCTGCACCAGCATCATCAGGAACTCGACAGCAAGGTGCACGACGCCGAAATCGGCGTGCTTCCCATCGACGACATGACGTTGTCGGGCATGAAGAAGGAAAAACTCCACGCGAAGGAGCGACTCCAGCGCATGTGGGACACCCGATCGCACCGCATCAACTGA
- a CDS encoding DUF4398 domain-containing protein → MVHIFFPPRGQLKVARLAVSTLTLAMTLALAGCASTPPPDGALNQAQMQLQAARDADAASYDPIDLGNAQNKFQQAQNAVAKRDYDEAAQLADEARADAELARAKARLAAARAQIQSKTTANQQLREQIDQSLADQQQQDQSQAAGLPAQQQTQDMPAPSSSQLGEPIQQGQGFQTYPQNPNPDQPAPPSSTDQGGHP, encoded by the coding sequence ATGGTGCACATCTTTTTCCCGCCGAGGGGGCAACTCAAGGTTGCCAGGCTGGCGGTATCGACCCTGACGCTGGCCATGACGCTGGCTTTGGCCGGCTGCGCGTCCACGCCGCCGCCGGATGGGGCCCTGAATCAGGCGCAGATGCAGCTGCAGGCGGCACGGGATGCCGACGCTGCGTCGTACGACCCGATTGACCTGGGTAACGCGCAGAACAAGTTCCAGCAGGCCCAGAACGCCGTGGCCAAGCGCGACTACGACGAGGCCGCCCAGCTGGCCGACGAAGCCCGTGCCGATGCGGAACTGGCCCGTGCCAAGGCCCGCCTGGCCGCTGCCCGCGCGCAGATCCAGAGCAAGACCACGGCCAACCAGCAGTTGCGCGAGCAGATCGACCAGTCGCTGGCCGACCAGCAACAGCAGGACCAGAGCCAGGCCGCTGGCCTGCCGGCGCAGCAGCAGACCCAGGACATGCCGGCGCCTTCGAGCTCCCAGCTGGGCGAGCCCATCCAGCAGGGACAGGGTTTCCAGACCTACCCGCAGAACCCGAACCCCGACCAGCCGGCTCCTCCGTCGAGCACTGACCAAGGAGGCCACCCATGA
- a CDS encoding DUF4398 domain-containing protein, with the protein MNKSLTFRLSTLLVALAAAGAAHAAKEDMDVARLNSSLSQLSSDPALGMYAQAEQARAHDAVSQLAQARSRDRAHALYVAERRVDLARATAQLQDAQQQIAKLDREHDQIQLDGSRRETEMARRELERQRMQYQAAQEESARQMAAGAEATAQAQAQADQAKKLAAAQAKVANAAKKQADLAAQAARAMRQQMQGDSANKDQGK; encoded by the coding sequence ATGAACAAGTCACTGACCTTCAGGCTGTCGACGCTGCTGGTGGCCCTGGCTGCCGCCGGTGCCGCCCATGCCGCCAAGGAAGACATGGACGTGGCCCGCCTCAACAGCAGCCTCAGCCAGCTTTCCAGCGATCCGGCCCTTGGCATGTACGCCCAGGCGGAGCAGGCGCGTGCCCATGACGCCGTGAGCCAGCTCGCCCAGGCCCGTTCGCGTGATCGCGCCCATGCCCTGTACGTGGCCGAGCGCCGCGTGGACCTGGCCCGCGCCACGGCCCAGCTGCAGGACGCCCAGCAGCAGATCGCCAAGCTCGATCGCGAGCACGACCAGATCCAGCTCGACGGCAGCCGCCGCGAGACGGAAATGGCCCGTCGCGAGCTGGAGCGCCAGCGCATGCAGTACCAGGCAGCGCAGGAAGAATCGGCCCGTCAGATGGCGGCAGGCGCCGAAGCCACCGCGCAGGCCCAGGCCCAGGCCGACCAGGCCAAGAAGCTGGCCGCCGCGCAGGCCAAGGTGGCCAACGCCGCCAAGAAGCAGGCTGACCTGGCCGCCCAGGCGGCTCGCGCCATGCGCCAGCAGATGCAGGGCGACAGCGCGAACAAGGACCAGGGCAAGTAA
- the maiA gene encoding maleylacetoacetate isomerase codes for MGQDLVLYGYWRSSAAYRVRIALNLKGLPYESRAVHLVNQGGEQHLPDFQALNPQELVPALVDDGRVFTQSMAIMEYLDETHPTPPLLPADPAGRARVRALSQAIACDVHPLGNLRVLQHLVSQFGADDAAKGVWSRHWIGLGLQSMEAMLAGNVATGRFCHGDTPGLADACLVPQVYNAVRWKLPMEDFPTIRRIVDACQSLEAFQQAAPEAQPDAPAAQG; via the coding sequence ATGGGGCAGGATCTGGTGTTGTACGGCTACTGGCGCTCCAGTGCGGCCTATCGGGTGCGCATCGCATTGAACCTGAAGGGCCTGCCGTACGAGTCCCGGGCGGTGCACCTGGTCAACCAGGGCGGCGAGCAGCATCTGCCGGATTTCCAGGCCCTGAACCCGCAGGAGCTGGTGCCCGCCCTGGTGGACGATGGCCGGGTGTTCACCCAGTCCATGGCCATCATGGAATACCTGGACGAAACGCATCCCACGCCGCCCCTGTTGCCGGCCGATCCGGCCGGGCGGGCGAGGGTGCGCGCTTTGTCGCAGGCCATTGCCTGCGACGTGCATCCGCTGGGCAACCTGCGCGTGCTGCAGCACCTGGTCAGCCAGTTCGGGGCCGATGACGCCGCCAAGGGCGTGTGGTCGCGCCACTGGATCGGCCTGGGCCTGCAGTCGATGGAGGCCATGCTGGCGGGCAACGTTGCCACCGGCCGATTCTGTCATGGCGACACGCCGGGCCTCGCTGATGCCTGCCTGGTGCCCCAGGTCTACAACGCGGTGCGCTGGAAGTTGCCGATGGAGGACTTCCCGACCATTCGCCGCATCGTCGACGCCTGCCAGTCACTGGAAGCCTTCCAGCAGGCCGCGCCGGAGGCCCAGCCGGATGCGCCCGCCGCACAGGGCTGA
- a CDS encoding PilT/PilU family type 4a pilus ATPase, protein MDIGYFLKLMVDKGASDMFLTTGAPVNIKVEGKLYPLGNTGLPSGMVKKIAYSLMDEGQVPQFERDLELNMALAVKEAGRFRINVFKQRGEVGMVIRAIKSEIPSIDQLQLPSIFRELIMEPRGLILVVGATGSGKSTTLAAMIDHRNQNSSGHILTIEDPIEYLHRHKKSIVNQREVGLDTHSYHEALRNAMREAPDVIMIGEIRDTDTMEAAISFSETGHLCLATLHSNNADQTLERILNFFPESAHKNVLMNLALNLRAVISQRLVIGKDGRRLPATEVLLNTPLIRDMIRRGQVHDVKEAMDRSLQEGMQTFDQSLYRLYKEGRIELDEALNKADSRDGLALKIRLSDSGNSENTELVGNDPYGLGF, encoded by the coding sequence GTGGACATCGGTTACTTCCTCAAACTGATGGTAGACAAGGGCGCGTCGGACATGTTCCTGACGACGGGCGCCCCTGTGAACATCAAGGTCGAGGGCAAGCTCTACCCGCTGGGCAATACCGGCCTGCCCAGCGGCATGGTCAAAAAAATCGCCTATTCGCTGATGGACGAGGGCCAGGTACCCCAGTTCGAGCGCGACCTTGAGTTGAACATGGCGCTGGCCGTGAAGGAAGCCGGCCGCTTCCGCATCAACGTGTTCAAGCAGCGCGGCGAAGTGGGCATGGTCATCCGTGCCATCAAGAGCGAGATTCCCAGCATCGACCAGCTGCAGCTGCCGAGCATCTTCCGTGAGCTGATCATGGAGCCGCGCGGGCTGATCCTGGTGGTTGGCGCCACCGGTTCGGGCAAGTCGACCACGCTGGCGGCGATGATCGACCACCGCAACCAGAATTCCTCGGGCCACATCCTCACCATCGAGGACCCGATCGAATACCTGCACCGCCACAAGAAGTCGATCGTGAACCAGCGCGAGGTCGGCCTGGACACGCACAGCTATCACGAGGCCCTGCGCAACGCGATGCGCGAAGCGCCGGACGTGATCATGATCGGCGAGATCCGCGACACCGACACCATGGAAGCGGCCATCTCGTTCTCCGAAACCGGCCACCTCTGCCTGGCGACGCTGCACTCGAACAACGCCGACCAGACGCTGGAGCGCATCCTCAACTTCTTCCCGGAATCGGCGCACAAGAACGTGCTGATGAACCTGGCCCTGAACCTGCGCGCGGTGATCAGCCAGCGTCTGGTGATCGGCAAGGACGGCCGCCGCCTGCCGGCGACGGAAGTGCTGCTCAACACGCCGCTGATCCGCGACATGATCCGCCGCGGCCAGGTGCACGACGTCAAGGAAGCCATGGATCGCAGCCTTCAGGAAGGCATGCAGACCTTCGACCAGTCGCTGTACCGGCTGTACAAGGAAGGTCGCATCGAGCTGGACGAGGCGCTCAACAAGGCCGATTCCCGCGATGGCCTGGCGCTCAAGATCCGCCTGTCCGACAGCGGTAATTCGGAAAATACCGAACTGGTCGGCAACGACCCCTACGGCCTGGGCTTCTGA